In Candidatus Methylomirabilota bacterium, the genomic window CGGAGCGCATGCGGCGGCTGGGGTTCGAGTACCACTCGATCGGCCGCCGGGCCGTTTACCCGACCTGATCGGCATGCCGCAAAGGGGTTTGACGGCCTGGCTCCACTGGATCATGTGGGGGGGAGGCAGGCCCGATCCGTTCGCCGAACGGCGAGCGGCCGGGCTTCGCCCGGAGGGCCGTCGGAGGGGGGCGTAGCCCCCCTCTGAATTTGTCGATGCGTGTCCTGGTGACCGGAGGAGCCGGCTTCATCGGCTCACACCTCTCGGAATTCCTCCTGGCCCGGGGCTGCGAGGTGGTCTGTCTCGACAACCTCCTGACCGGCTCGACCGACAACATCGACCACCTCCGCTCCGAGCGCTTCACCTTCATCAAGCACGACGTCACCACCTACATCTACGTGGCCGGCCCGCTCGACCACGTCCTCCACCTGGCGAGCCCGGCCAGCCCGGTGGACTACCAGCAGCTCCCGATCCCGACCCTGAAGGTCGGCGCGCTCGGAACCCACAAGGCCCTGGGGCTGGCCAAGGACAAGGGGGCCCGGTTCCTGCTGGCCTCGACCTCCGAGGTCTACGGCGATCCCCTCGTGCATCCCCAGCGGGAGGACTACTGGGGCAACGTGAACCCGGTCGGGCCGCGAGGCGTCTACGACGAGGCCAAGCGCTTCGCCGAGGCCATGACCATGGCCTACCACCGCTACCACGGGCTCGACACCCGCATCGTGCGGATTTTCAATTCGTACGGCGAGCGGATGCGGATGAACGACGGCCGGGCGATCCCGAACTTCATCCGGCAGGCGCTGACCGGTGAGTCCGTGACCGTCTACGGCGACGGGTCCCAGACGCGCTCGTTCATGTACATCTCGGACCTGGTCGAGGGGATCTGGCGCCTCATGCACGCCGACTACCACGAGCCGGTGAACCTCGGGAACCCCCGCGAGATGACGCTCGGCGAGCTGGCCAAGCGCATCCTCAGGCTCACCGGGAGCTCGAGCCCGATGGTGTACATGCCGCTGCCCCAGGACGATCCGCGGGTGCGTCAGCCCGACATCACCAGGGCCCGCACGCTGCTGGGCTGGGAGCCGCGCGTGGACGTGGACGAGGGACTCGCCAAGACGATCGAGTGGTTCCGGGCGGCCCTGGCCAGGGCGCCCGCGCCACCATCGGGGCCGCGGGGCCGCTGAGGCCGGCTGGACCCCGGGAGGAGTTCCATGATCGACGAAGAGCTCAAGGCCATCCTGGCCTGTCCCGCCTGCAAGGGTGACCTCCTCTTCGAGGAGACCCGCATCATCTGCCCGGCCTGTCGGAAGGCCTATCCGATTCGAGACGACATCCCCGTGATGCTGATCTCGGAGGCCGAGGACTGGACGCCGCCCCCGGGGAGCCCCGGAGGCGGCCCGCGCTAAGCATGGCGCTGCAAGCCGTGATCCTGGCGGGTGGCATGGGCACCCGCCTGCGTCCCCTCACCCTCCATCGCCCCAAGCCGATCGTCCCGTTGTTGAACGTGCCGTTCCTCCATCATCAGCTCGCGCTGCTGGCGGCCCACGGCGTTCGCGACGTGATCCTGTCCGTGTCCCACATGCCGGAGGCGATCCGGAGCGTCATGGGCGACGGGAGCGGGGCCGGCGTGCAGCTCCGGTATGTCGTGGAGGAGGAGCCCCTCGGCACCGCCGGCGGGGTGCGGAACGCCGCCGACCTCGTGAGCGGGCGCGTCGTCGTCCTGAACGGCGACGTCCTGACCGACGTCGACCTCGGCGCCATGCTGGCCGCTCACGAGACCCGGCGGGCCCGGGCCAGCATCTACCTGACGCCGGTGGAGAACCCGACCGCCTACGGCCTGGTCGAGCTGGAGAAGGACGGGCGGGTCCACCGCTTCCTGGAGAAGCCCGGCTGGGACGAGGTGACGACCAACACCATCAACGCCGGGATCTACGTCCTGGAACGGGACCTGCTCGACTGGATCCCCAAAGGGCAGCCCTTCTCGATGGAGCGCGAGTTCTTCCCGCTGCTCCTCGAGCGCGGCGTGAGCTTCTACGGCTTCGTGCCGCGGGCCTACTGGCTGGACATCGGCACCGTTCCCAAGTACCTGCAGGGCCATCAGGACCTCCTGGACCGGCTGGTGCAGACACACGTGACGATGCCGGGGCGCCGCGTCCAGGAGGGGTGGATCGACCCCAGCGCGGAGCTCCACTCGACGGTACGGCTGCGGGCGCCGGTGGTGATCGGCCCGGGCTGCCGGCTGGACGCGGAGGTGGTGCTCGGTCCCGGGGCCGTCCTGGGATCCGGGTGCCGGCTCGGTCCCGGCGTGCACCTCGAGACCGCCGTCCTCTGGGAGGAGATCGAGATCGGCGCCGGCGCCCGCCTCCAGGGGTGCCTGGTGGGACGAGGCAGCCGGATCGGCGCCCATGCCGAGATCGGCGCGGGGTCGGTCCTCGGCGACGGATCGCTGCTCGCGGACTACTCGCGCCTGGCCGTCACCTCGTGACCGCCGCCATCAAGTTCGGCACGGACGGCTGGCGAGGCGTCATCGCCGACGACTTCACGGACGCGCGGGCGGCGATGGTCGTGCAGGCCGCGGCCGAGGCCTGGGCCGAGGAGGCCCGGGCGGCGGAGAGGGGAGCCGGAGCGCCGCGATCCCCGGCCCGGCCGATCGTGGTCGGGTACGACACCCGCTTCAACTCCCGCGCGGTCGCCGAGCAGGCCGCCGACATCCTGGCCGCCAACGGCTGGCCCGTGCTCCTGTCCGATCGCGCGGTCCCGACCCCGCTGGTCTCGTTCGCCGTCGTGGCGCGCGGGGCGGCCGGCGGTCTCGTCGTCACGGCCAGCCACAACCCGGCCCGCTTCAACGGCATCAAGCTCAAGGCGCCGTTCGGCGGCTCCGTCTCCCCGGAGTTCACGGCCACGGTCGAAGCCGCGCTCGGGCGGAGCGCGCCGCGGCTGACCGGGGCGGCAGACCGCGGGCGCGTGGAGCGCGTCGATCTCGTGCCCGCCTACCTCGAGCGGCTCCGAAGCCGCGTGCTGGCCGACCGGCGGCCGCCCCGCCCCCTTCGGATCGTGGCCGACGCGCTTCACGGCGCCACCGACGGACTCCTCCGCGCCCTGGTGCCCCCGGGCTGGGGTGAGGTGCGCGTCCTCCACGAGGCGCCGGACCCGCTGTTCGGGGGCCTTCACCCGGAGCCCATCCCGCCGCACGTCGACGCGCTGGCCGCCGAGGTCCGCGGGAGCCGCGCCGACATCGGCCTCGCCATGGACGGCGACGGCGACCGGCTCGGCGTCGTGGCGCCCGACGGCCGCTGGGTCTCGCCCCACGCGGTGCTGGCCCTGCTCACGCGTCACCTCGTCCGGGTACGCGGCTGGCGCGGTGAGGTGGTCAAGGGCTTCGCCGTCGGCGTCCAGGTGGATCGTGTCTGCGCGCGTCTCGGCCTCCAGCTCCACGTGACCCCGATCGGCTTCAAGCACATCGCGACCCTCATGCAGAGCCGCGACATCCTCCTCGGGGGCGAGGAGTCCGGCGGCGTGGGGTTCCGTGACCATCTGCCCGAGCGGGACGGGCTCCTGAGCGCGCTCCTGGTCCTGGAGGCGGTCGTCGCCTCGGACGGCGGTCTGGACAGCCTCCTCCGAAGCCTGGAGGCCGAGGCCGGCCCCGCCGTCTATCGGCGCCGCGACTACGCGCTTCACCCGGAGATCGGCCGCCGGCTCGTGGCCCGGCTCGACGCCGCGCCACCCGAGCGCTTCGGGACTCGGCGCGTGACGCGGGTGGAAGCGCTGGACGGCCGGAAATACTGGCTGGACGACGGGGCCTGGGTGCTGGTGCGGGCCTCGGGGACCGAGCCTCTCCTCCGGATCTACATCGAGGGCCCGACCGAGACCGAGGTGGACGACCTTCACGCCGAGGCGCAGAGGCTGGTGGAGCGGGAGACCAAGGAGGCGGATCCCGCCTGACCGGCGCGGCGCGCCCGGGGGCCGGCCAAGTGGCTGGCCGAGCGGGCGAAACCTTGGTCGCCGACGGGTCCGGCCTCTCAGGCGATCGCGCCCCGTCCGGCCAGCCGTGATATCCTCAGTGAGGCGAGGCTTTCACGCGGACCCGCCGGCCGATGCGGCGGTGGACGACCTCCGGGCGGAGGGCGTAGACGCGCCGTGGAGCGGCCGACGAGGGATGCCAGAACCACATGACGCGACCATGGTCTCGGAGGGGGCCGTCGAGACCCCCTCCGAAGAGTTAGGGGCTCGGCCGTACCCGTGAGCCTCGACCTCATCCGCAACTTCTCCATCATCGCGCACATCGACCACGGCAAGTCCACGCTCGCCGACCGGCTGCTCGAGCTGACGGGGAGCCTCGACCCGCGGAAGACGGTGGACCAGGTGCTCGATTCGATGGATCTCGAGCGCGAGCGCGGGATCACCATCAAGGCCCACACGGTGCGCCTGCTCTACCAGGCCCGCGACGGGAACCAGTACACGCTGAACCTCATCGACACCCCGGGACACGTGGACTTCTCCTACGAGGTCTCCCGCAGCCTGGCCGCGTGCGATGGCGCCATCCTGGTGGTCGACG contains:
- a CDS encoding UDP-glucuronic acid decarboxylase family protein, which codes for MRVLVTGGAGFIGSHLSEFLLARGCEVVCLDNLLTGSTDNIDHLRSERFTFIKHDVTTYIYVAGPLDHVLHLASPASPVDYQQLPIPTLKVGALGTHKALGLAKDKGARFLLASTSEVYGDPLVHPQREDYWGNVNPVGPRGVYDEAKRFAEAMTMAYHRYHGLDTRIVRIFNSYGERMRMNDGRAIPNFIRQALTGESVTVYGDGSQTRSFMYISDLVEGIWRLMHADYHEPVNLGNPREMTLGELAKRILRLTGSSSPMVYMPLPQDDPRVRQPDITRARTLLGWEPRVDVDEGLAKTIEWFRAALARAPAPPSGPRGR
- a CDS encoding Trm112 family protein → MDEELKAILACPACKGDLLFEETRIICPACRKAYPIRDDIPVMLISEAEDWTPPPGSPGGGPR
- a CDS encoding NDP-sugar synthase; the encoded protein is MALQAVILAGGMGTRLRPLTLHRPKPIVPLLNVPFLHHQLALLAAHGVRDVILSVSHMPEAIRSVMGDGSGAGVQLRYVVEEEPLGTAGGVRNAADLVSGRVVVLNGDVLTDVDLGAMLAAHETRRARASIYLTPVENPTAYGLVELEKDGRVHRFLEKPGWDEVTTNTINAGIYVLERDLLDWIPKGQPFSMEREFFPLLLERGVSFYGFVPRAYWLDIGTVPKYLQGHQDLLDRLVQTHVTMPGRRVQEGWIDPSAELHSTVRLRAPVVIGPGCRLDAEVVLGPGAVLGSGCRLGPGVHLETAVLWEEIEIGAGARLQGCLVGRGSRIGAHAEIGAGSVLGDGSLLADYSRLAVTS
- a CDS encoding phosphoglucomutase/phosphomannomutase family protein; the encoded protein is MTAAIKFGTDGWRGVIADDFTDARAAMVVQAAAEAWAEEARAAERGAGAPRSPARPIVVGYDTRFNSRAVAEQAADILAANGWPVLLSDRAVPTPLVSFAVVARGAAGGLVVTASHNPARFNGIKLKAPFGGSVSPEFTATVEAALGRSAPRLTGAADRGRVERVDLVPAYLERLRSRVLADRRPPRPLRIVADALHGATDGLLRALVPPGWGEVRVLHEAPDPLFGGLHPEPIPPHVDALAAEVRGSRADIGLAMDGDGDRLGVVAPDGRWVSPHAVLALLTRHLVRVRGWRGEVVKGFAVGVQVDRVCARLGLQLHVTPIGFKHIATLMQSRDILLGGEESGGVGFRDHLPERDGLLSALLVLEAVVASDGGLDSLLRSLEAEAGPAVYRRRDYALHPEIGRRLVARLDAAPPERFGTRRVTRVEALDGRKYWLDDGAWVLVRASGTEPLLRIYIEGPTETEVDDLHAEAQRLVERETKEADPA